TAGAGGTTCTTAATCCTACACTTTTTAATCCATTTTCAAAATCAGAAGTAATGAGCCATGCATTTGTACCAGGGTAACCTCGTTTCAATGTATTTCCAATTTCTTTATAGAATACTGGGACATCAATTTCTAAACGTTCACCATATGGTGGATTAAATAAGACAATGGTTTTTCCTTCTATTTCTTTTTCTGTTCTAAAGAAATTTTGTTCTTCTATGGTGATAAACTCCTCTAAATTGGCATTTTCAATATTGTCTTGAGCCTTGTATATAGCGGATGGAGATTTATCATAACCAATAATTTTTGCTGTAGATTCTCGCGTTTTTTTAAGTAACGAATTCCGAATAACATCGAACAAATCAGGGTCAAAGTCGCTCCATTTTTCAAAGCCAAATTCTCTTCGGTTAATGTTTGCCGGAATATTATTCGCAATCATCGCTGCTTCAATTAAAATAGTACCACTACCACACATGGGGTCAATAAAATGTTGTGTACCATCATAACCTGACATTAATACTAAGCCTGCAGCTAAGACTTCATTTATTGGAGCAATGTTTGTAGCACTTCTGTAACCTCTTTTATGTAATGAATCTCCAGAGCTGTCTAATGAGACGGTACAATCTCTATTGTGAATATGAATATTAATCTGTAAATCTGGATGATCTAAATCTATATTGGGACGTGATCCGACTTTATCTCTAAAATAATCAACAATTGCATCTTTTGTTTTTAAAGAAACATAATGTGAATTGGTGAAATTATCAGCATTGGCAACTGCATCAACTGCAAAAGTACCATTCACGTTAATATAATTATCCCATTTTATGGTTTGTATTTGATCATATAAATCGTGTTCATTATTAACTTTAAACTGTCGTATTGGTTTTAAGATTCTTACTGCGGTTCTTAATGCCAAATTTGCCTTATACATAAAACCTTTATCACCAGAAAAAGTAACGTTTCGTATGCCTATTTTGACGTCCATTGCACCAAGGTTACGCAACTCTTTTGCAAGTATTTCTTCAAAGCCAAATAAGGTTTTGGCTAACATTTTAAAATTTTCGTTCATTCTATTAGATCTATTAAATAACTAAACCTCTGTTTAACAGTGATTTAGTAGTTTTGTGAATAGCAGTATTTAATGATTAACATTTATTACAGCCCAAAAATACATTTATTAAAATAGTTAACCTTATTTATTGAGTTATTCTGTTTATAAACTTTATGAATTATTGGTATCGTAATTCTATTTTATTAAAAGACTATTCGCTTGGATTAGAGTGCATATTTGTTAAGTTATAGACTAGAATATTAAATAAAACAAATTTAAATGAAAGTATTAGTTATTGGAGCAGGGAATATGGGTTTAACCTATGCAGAAGGAATGTCTAAATCAAAAATGCTTAAGAAAAATCAAATTATGATTTTGGACAACTCCAAAGAAAAATTAGAGGAACTACATCAAATTTCACATTTTGATGCTTATAAAAATTTGGAAGATTGTGTGCCAGAAGCTGATATTATTTTTATCGCTGTAAAGCCATA
The nucleotide sequence above comes from Aureibaculum algae. Encoded proteins:
- a CDS encoding THUMP domain-containing class I SAM-dependent RNA methyltransferase — encoded protein: MNENFKMLAKTLFGFEEILAKELRNLGAMDVKIGIRNVTFSGDKGFMYKANLALRTAVRILKPIRQFKVNNEHDLYDQIQTIKWDNYINVNGTFAVDAVANADNFTNSHYVSLKTKDAIVDYFRDKVGSRPNIDLDHPDLQINIHIHNRDCTVSLDSSGDSLHKRGYRSATNIAPINEVLAAGLVLMSGYDGTQHFIDPMCGSGTILIEAAMIANNIPANINRREFGFEKWSDFDPDLFDVIRNSLLKKTRESTAKIIGYDKSPSAIYKAQDNIENANLEEFITIEEQNFFRTEKEIEGKTIVLFNPPYGERLEIDVPVFYKEIGNTLKRGYPGTNAWLITSDFENGLKSVGLRTSKKIKVFNGKLDCRLVMYEMYEGSKKGKYMKD